The following proteins come from a genomic window of Eleginops maclovinus isolate JMC-PN-2008 ecotype Puerto Natales chromosome 8, JC_Emac_rtc_rv5, whole genome shotgun sequence:
- the LOC134868099 gene encoding E3 SUMO-protein ligase ZBED1-like isoform X1, with amino-acid sequence MVSVNTVTKDAFKRLLRTMDKRYVLPSRTYFNQVAIPQLYAECNAKVVNELENTEFYASTTDLWSSRTTEPYMSLTVHFVNANFELCSRCLQTAYFPTDHTGENIAMGLKECLANWGLKEEAQTCITTDNASNMVKAMGLNQWTRLQCFGHRLHLAIENAVKDEQRIKRATGLCKQLVAVFTHSWKKKAALKQAQQDLNLPQQSLVTECPTRWGSGQKMIGRVLEQSKALCQVLSEDRKTRHLVPTWQDTDVLESVNNALGPPQEFKDALSGEDYVSVSYLKPVLHLLRTATLAETDQDTNLTKEIKSRALHYIEEKYSDPVTQELLDITSFLDPRFKKSYISEENVPYIKDRVKMEMEQVAQKLCVTTHPMPLSAEEEPPSTSTKRKRSLGSFFKTKAVPASSTVQLEDTIKAELDNYLITPTIDGEQDPLAWWRVHNVNFPWLSKLARKYLCIPATSAPSERLFSASGNIVTCQRASLKPAKVDMLVFLAKNLGKGKIY; translated from the exons ATGGTGTCTGTAAACACCGTGACCAAAGACGCATTTAAACGTTTGCTACGCACAATGGATAAGAGGTATGTTCTGCCCTCCCGCACATACTTCAATCAAGTTGCCATCCCACAGCTCTACGCAGAATGTAATGCCAAAGTTGTAAATGAGCTGGAAAACACGGAGTTTTATGCGTCAACTACTGATCTGTGGTCAAGCAGAACGACCGAGCCCTACATGAGTTTGACCGTGCATTTCGTCAACGCCAACTTCGAGTTGTGTAGCCGCTGCCTGCAGACAGCATACTTCCCCACTGACCATACCGGGGAGAATATTGCCATGGGGCTGAAGGAGTGCTTGGCCAACTGGGGTCTAAAAGAAGAGGCCCAGACGTGCATAACAACAGACAACGCTTCAAATATGGTCAAAGCAATGGGACTTAACCAATGGAccagactgcagtgctttggacacaggctgcatcttgcaattg aaaatgctgtcaaagatgagcaaagaaTCAAACGGGCCACAGGACTTTGCAAGCAGCTGGTTGCGGtcttcactcacagctggaagaagaaggcgGCACTAAAACAGGCACAGCAAGACTTGAACCTACCTCAACAGTCACTGGTCACTGAATGTCCGACACGATGGGGCTCCGGGCAGAAAATGATTGGGAGGGTGTTGGAGCAGAGCAAGGCACTGTGCCAGGTTCTgtctgaagacaggaagacgcGGCACCTGGTCCCCACTTGGCAAGACACAGATGTCCttgaatctgtaaacaatgCCCTCGGTCCTCCTCAGGAGTTCAAAGACGCCCTCTCAGGTGAGGACTACGTAAGCGTGTCATACCTGAAGCCagtgctccatctcctcagaaCAGCAACGCTTGCTGAAACTGACCAGGACACGAATCTCACCAAGGAGATCAAATCAAGAGCTCTCCACTACattgaagagaaatacagcgacccagtgacacaggagctcttggacatcacatccttccttgatccaagattcaagaagagctacataagtgaagagaatgtcccatacatcaaagacagagtgaagatggaaatggaacaggtggcacaaaag ttGTGTGTCACAACCCATCCCATGCCCCtgagtgcagaagaagaaccaccATCCACCTCTACAAAGCGAAAGCGGTCACTGGGCAGCTTTTTCAAGACCAAGGCGGTCCCTGCTTCCTCTACTGTGCAGTTGGAGGATACCATTAAAGCAGAACTGGACAACTACCTCATAACTCCTACCATTGATGGAGAGCAAGATCCACTGGCCTGGTGGAGAGTGCACAATGTCAACTTCCCATGGCTTAGCAAGTTGGCTCGTAAGTACCTTTGCATACCAGCAACGAgtgcaccatcagagagactgTTCAGTGCCAGTGGCAATATTGTCACATGTCAGCGTGCAAGTCTGAAGCCAGCAAAGGttgacatgttggttttcttggccAAAAATCTGGGGAAGGGgaagatttattga
- the LOC134868099 gene encoding E3 SUMO-protein ligase ZBED1-like isoform X2 codes for MCVCASVYVYKVTTSVRVRIIWGRSAGKFVVKLSLADQLLAQCYFNILFILGRKMNPFIENAVKDEQRIKRATGLCKQLVAVFTHSWKKKAALKQAQQDLNLPQQSLVTECPTRWGSGQKMIGRVLEQSKALCQVLSEDRKTRHLVPTWQDTDVLESVNNALGPPQEFKDALSGEDYVSVSYLKPVLHLLRTATLAETDQDTNLTKEIKSRALHYIEEKYSDPVTQELLDITSFLDPRFKKSYISEENVPYIKDRVKMEMEQVAQKLCVTTHPMPLSAEEEPPSTSTKRKRSLGSFFKTKAVPASSTVQLEDTIKAELDNYLITPTIDGEQDPLAWWRVHNVNFPWLSKLARKYLCIPATSAPSERLFSASGNIVTCQRASLKPAKVDMLVFLAKNLGKGKIY; via the exons atgtgtgtttgtgcgagtgtgtatgtttacaaggtTACTACAAGTGTGAGAGTTCGTATTATCTGGGGACGAAGCGCCGGGAAGTTTGTTGTCAAGCTGTCGTTAGCTGACCAACTGTTAGcgcaatgctactttaacatactgtttatcctagggagaaaaatgaaccctttcatcg aaaatgctgtcaaagatgagcaaagaaTCAAACGGGCCACAGGACTTTGCAAGCAGCTGGTTGCGGtcttcactcacagctggaagaagaaggcgGCACTAAAACAGGCACAGCAAGACTTGAACCTACCTCAACAGTCACTGGTCACTGAATGTCCGACACGATGGGGCTCCGGGCAGAAAATGATTGGGAGGGTGTTGGAGCAGAGCAAGGCACTGTGCCAGGTTCTgtctgaagacaggaagacgcGGCACCTGGTCCCCACTTGGCAAGACACAGATGTCCttgaatctgtaaacaatgCCCTCGGTCCTCCTCAGGAGTTCAAAGACGCCCTCTCAGGTGAGGACTACGTAAGCGTGTCATACCTGAAGCCagtgctccatctcctcagaaCAGCAACGCTTGCTGAAACTGACCAGGACACGAATCTCACCAAGGAGATCAAATCAAGAGCTCTCCACTACattgaagagaaatacagcgacccagtgacacaggagctcttggacatcacatccttccttgatccaagattcaagaagagctacataagtgaagagaatgtcccatacatcaaagacagagtgaagatggaaatggaacaggtggcacaaaag ttGTGTGTCACAACCCATCCCATGCCCCtgagtgcagaagaagaaccaccATCCACCTCTACAAAGCGAAAGCGGTCACTGGGCAGCTTTTTCAAGACCAAGGCGGTCCCTGCTTCCTCTACTGTGCAGTTGGAGGATACCATTAAAGCAGAACTGGACAACTACCTCATAACTCCTACCATTGATGGAGAGCAAGATCCACTGGCCTGGTGGAGAGTGCACAATGTCAACTTCCCATGGCTTAGCAAGTTGGCTCGTAAGTACCTTTGCATACCAGCAACGAgtgcaccatcagagagactgTTCAGTGCCAGTGGCAATATTGTCACATGTCAGCGTGCAAGTCTGAAGCCAGCAAAGGttgacatgttggttttcttggccAAAAATCTGGGGAAGGGgaagatttattga